The following nucleotide sequence is from Verrucomicrobiota bacterium.
TTCAAACAGTAAAAAGAAAAAACACCCGCTTTCGCAACTCAGCTGCCATTTTTTACAAAGTATTCAAGGCTGGGCGCTTATGAACTATTATAGCTGAGATTTGTGGCTTCCGCTCCACTTCAATTTTGTTCTGACAACTTCGAAGTGGTTAAATTCCATTTGATGAATCAAAGACAATTTCAAGGGTGATAGTTCGAGAACGACACTTTCTCCCGGTTTTATGGTCAACAGGGCTGCCCCATCCAGAATAACCTTAAGGGTTTTAGTTTTAGAGGCATCATTGACTGTTAGTCGTTCTTTTGAATCAAAAATAATGGACCGGTTGCTCAGGGTGTGAGGACAAATCGGAGTCATTGTCAGGACTTTAGCATTGGGCGCAACGAGCGGTCCGCCGGCAGATAGATTATAAGCGGTTGAACCCGTTGGGGTGGTGAAAATGATGCCATCGCACAAGTAGTCAGTTATGGTGCCCGCTTCGTTGCACACGTTCAGATTTAGAATCGCACCTGAGTGAATCTCCTTAATGACTGCATCATTTAATGCGGAAGCTGTTTTCCCGTTGGAGCCGGTCGCTTGAACCATGCTTCGTTCGGTTATACTGTAATTTCCCTTGAGTACTTCGGGGAAAAGTCGAACGGCTTCTTCACCAGAAAAGGTGGTGAGGAATCCCAAACCACCCCGATTTATTCCTATTACCGGGACCGATTGAGTAGCACATTCTTCTGCAATTCCGAGCAATGTTCCATCACCTCCTATTACGCAACAAGCGCTGACATCTTTCAGGAAATCCCGATCAAGCGGATATTTCGATGTGACGCGATGGTGCCGGCACTGTTGATCTGCAATTTTTATCAACTCAGCCGCCAATTCCGGAGCTCCATATTTTGTCTCGTTAATAAAAAATGCTATAGAATCAAGGGCATGCATGGTATCAGTTCTGTTGAAAGACGGATTTAATGAGCCGATCTTCTATTGGCAATGACGCTTTTTTGGATTCTTGAGGTTGTTCTTATCCCTTCTTCGTCGTGCCCAAAAGATATTCTCGATTTCCATCCCCACCTGAAATGGGTGATTCAATAGTGGCTTCGATGAAAACATCAGTGAGGTGTTTATTGATCCAGTCCTTAATTTCCTGAAGTAAGGCTTCCCGAATTTCATCGTCCTGAATCACTCCTCGACATTTATCGACGGTTTCTTTGTCCGCTTCAAATTGAGGTTTTACCAACGCTATCAGTTTGCCGCCTGTTTTTAGTAACGGCCAAATTGCTGGAAGAACTTTTTTCAATGAAATGAAGGAGAGGTCCATTACAACTATATCATAGTCAGGGTAGGGTAGTTGTTCCGGGGTCAAGTAGCGTGCATTTGTTTTTTCAATATTCGTCACTCTGGGATCTTGCAGGATTTTTTGGTGCAATTGAGCTCTGCCAACATCGACGCAAATAGCCGCCTTAGCTCCTCGCTGAAGTAAGCAATCTGTAAATCCACCGGTGGATGCGCCGATATCCAGAATACGACTGCCTTCAACTGAAGTTGGGAACTTTTTTAGATAGGCTTCCAGTTTTTCGCCCCCTCGGCCAACGAACTGAGCAGGCTTGATGATATTTAACTCAATGTCCTGTGGATAGGTTTTCCCAGGTTTATCAAGTATTTCCGTCCCTCTCCGGACCTTACCGGCCAGTATGAGGCCCTTTGCTCGGGACCTGGTTTCACAATGTCCCAGCTCAACCAAGATATCATCTAATCGACGGTTTTTTCTCTCCACAGCGAGAATCCACATTGAACCGCCTACAAAGAGCAAAAAAAAATGCCAAAAAAAGACTGATAACTTGACTTGTGGAGCAAAGTGTCGCGAAATGTCGACTCATCCCACAAGATGATGACTAATGCTATCTTCCAATAACAGGAAATTTGCAGGGGGATATCTTCATTCCCTTGATTCCAAGAACCGTGTAACCGTCCCCAGAAAGTGGCGGTTCGACGGCGATGATACCGACTCTGCGTACCTGGCAATTCCTCAGCCCGTTGGCTATATTTGGCTTTGCCCACCCAGAAAGGTGGAACAGTTGGAAGAAACGATGGAATCCATCCTGCCGTCTGATTTGGAGGGACAAAACTTCATCATGTACGTCATGGAAAAGTCGGAGATGGTTACTTGCGACAAAAGTGGTCGTGTGGTGCTTACCCCGGATTTGATCGAGCATGCCGGCCTGGAGAATCAAGCCAAGCTCGTCGGCATGTTTGGTTCATGGGCTATCTGGAACCCTGAGCGTTACGAAAAATTTAAAGCAGATGCATTTTCGCTCGATATCGGACCTCAAGGTCGCCGCCTCCTTAACGTCATGGAGAAAATTTGGAAAACAGGAATAATTTAACCCAAACCACGCCGCCCAAATATGAGACTAGTCAATTCACTATATTCTTCAGGAGTTTTAAACAATGGAAAGGTTCTTCATTGTAACGAATGGGATATCGGGGATTACCGAACAGATAGAAATATTGCGTCGCGTCTCGTTCAAATTGCTCAACAGCGTTGGGAGGCACCTACGGAACCTAAAAAGATAGAAAAGCCATCAAGGTGGAAAATCGTTAAAAATGTTTTGCGGATCGGATAGCCCTGCCAAAAGTAACGAATTTGGCAAAGGTCACCTCCCGGTACTACTCCGGGAGGTGCTTGGGCTTTTTGCGTCATCCGATCGAAAAACCTACCTCGACGCTACCTTTGGAGGAGGAGGGCACACTCGAGCGCTGTTAGAGTCCGGTCCCACCGTTTCTGTCGTTGCTATTGACTGCGATCCTGAAGCTGCGGAAAGAGCTCACGCACTTTCCGAAATGTTCCCTGGTCGTTTCCGCTTTTATGACTTGAATTTCTCGGAGCTTGATCGAGTCGAGGAAGGCAAGTTCGACGGAGTCCTTTTTGACTACGGAGTATCTTCCTACCATTTTGATCAACCGGGTCGTGGATTTTCTTTTCGTGCGAATGCACTCCCCGATATGCGAATGAATCCGCGAGAAGGGGAGACCGCCGCTGAGTTTTTAGAAACCGCAAGCCGGGAAGACCTCATTCGTGCCGTCAAAGTGTACGGAGAAGAAACCTCTTGGAGGCGCATCGTCGATGCTATCATTGACGCCCGTGGCACTGAAACACTTCAAAATACGACAACTTTAGCTACGCTAATATCCAATACAATCCCAGCTCCCATCCGGAGGCGGAGTAAATTAAATCCTGCTACCAAAACCTTTCAAGGTGTGCGGATCGCGGTTAACCGTGAGCTCGATGTTATCGAGGCTGCCTTACCTAAGGCTTTTAATTTACTTGCTCCGGATGGGGTCCTTGCTGCTATCAGCTTCCACTCGTTGGAAGACCGGATTGTTAAACGATATTTTCGTAAACTGTGCGGGCAGCCTATAGATCGAAAAGATAATACCCCCCAACAGTTGCGAACCGTTGTTGCAAAGGCGCTTACTCGAAAGCCTGTTACTGCCTCAGCAGAAGAGATTGCTCAGAACCCCAGGTCGCGATCCGCTAAGTTGCGGGCCGTCCGCAAGCTAGTAGGACTCGCCTGAGGGATGAAATCGGGTTTTATTTATACACGCTGGTTGTTGACCATGACTTTTTTCAGTCTTATGGGCCTGCTTGCTTTTGGGATGATGACAGTTCATTCGAAGCGCACCATTCGTGATATCGCTGCGAGTCTGGACCGAAAGGAATCTGAGTTGGCCGAGTTGGGGCGACGTCAAGATATTCTCGATACGGACCTTGCCAGTTCTCTCAATCCCGATTATTTAAAACAACTTGTTGCCTTAACTAATCTCCAGCTTGGTCCTCCAAGCGAGGATAGGGTCATCGTGGTTCGTTCCATGGATATTAACCACCAAGGATCATTTTCTACCAATGTACCTGATCCATCTAATCCGTACCAGACTCGCTTAGAGTTAGCTAACAACGATCCCGGGGAAAATCAATAGCTATGACTCGCGGCTGTATACCTGTTAGTAGGCTCGTTTGGATTTTCGTCGCTTTTATGATCGGGTTTGGTGCCGTACTCGTACAATTGGTAGACCTTCAGGTGTTGGAGCGTGACGATCTTGTCAAAGAGAGTGAAAGAATTCGGACAAAGTTTGAAAAGATAGAGGCCCGTCGAGGTAACATTTATGACCGGAACCACAACCTGATTGCCACCACCCACACTGTACGCCAGGTGGGTGTGGATCCGCAGGCGTTAAAACCTGAGGATAAACCCAATTGGCATAAATTAGCCAAGCTTTTGGAAATCTCTTATTCAGAAGTTTATCAAAAATTGAAGGGTGAGACCCGAGTATTGGATGATTCATCTAAGCCGGTTCGATGGCGTGTGTTGGCTGATAATATTGATGAAAAGGTTTATCGAGAAATATTAAATCTCGGCGTCGATGGAGTGTACGGCAACCGGCACTTCAAACGTGTTTATCCTCAAGCTTCTCTCGCCGCTCATGTTCTTGGCTACGTGAATAAAGAGGAGACAGCTGTGGCCGGTATCGAGAAGGCCATGGATTTCTATCTGAAAGGTCAGACTGGCTGGATTGAAACGGAGTGGGACGGGAAGCGTCAAGAAATGTATCAATACCGTAAACGTCAGGTAGAAGCTACAGATGGATTTCACGTTGCTCTCACCTTGGATATGATGGTTCAGCATGTGCTTGAATTAGAACTAAAGGAGATTGCGAAGCTCAGACCTATGGGAGCATCAATTATTGTGAGCGATCCATCCACCGGTAATATTTTGGGCTTGGCTAATTGGCCGACTTTCGACCCGAACGAATATTTTAATACAATTAAATATCCGGTTTCCCAACAGCGCAATTTGGCAATATCTGATATTTATGAACCTGGGTCTACTTTTAAAATAGTACCTATCGGGGCTGGACTGTCTGAGGAAATCATCAATCCCATGATGGAGATCAATTGTTCGCTCACTCGCGTTCCGTACCTCGGTCGGGTCGTTCATCTACCTGCAGATCATGGAGGGAAGGACTATGGCGTGCTCTCCATTGAAGATGTTATTGCCCACTCCAGTAATCGCGGTGCTGCCCAAATTGGGATTATGTTAGGCGAACAGCGACTTTATAATTACGCAAAAGCTTTTGGTTTTGGTGAAAAAACAGGGATTCTCCTGGGTCCCGAACGTGAAGGGATTCTCAACAAACCTGCAGATTGGGATGGTTTGACAATCTCTCGGTTGCCTATGGGTCATGCAATAGCCGTCACGCCACTGCAGGCGCATTATGCTATGTCTGTTTTAGCCAATGATGGCGTGCTCATGACTCCTCAGGTGTTGTCTAGAGTAGAGGATTCGGAGGGAAACGTTATATCGAACTACCAACCAAAACCGATTCGCCAGGTCATCTCCTCAGTCGCAGCACGATCTCTTTCACGGATGCTTGTAAAAACGGTGAGTCCTGAGGGAACGGCTCCTCAAGCGCAGATTCCGGGGATGGAGGTCGCTGGCAAAACGGGTACCGCCCAAAGAGTTCTTGAAACGGGGGGGTATTCGGCGACCGACGTGGATGTTTCCTTTATCGGCTATTTCCCTGCCAGTGATCCCAGGTTAGTAATTTCTGTGATCATTTACGATCCTCAGGAAGGGTTACGTTACGGCGGTCAATTAGCGGGCCCCTCTTTTAAAAGAGTGGCTGAACAATTAATACATTTATTGGGCATTTCACCTACAGCCCCGATCCGTGGCTTTCTAGCCATGGGCGAACAGGAGTAAATAATACATGATCGGATTTGCAGACCTTGAAACACACACATTTAGTATTTATTATCGGACACAAAGACGCTGGGGAACTGGTATACCCGGAAAGAGGTCTTTAACTAAACATATGATCGCTACACTAGAGACCCTTTTCCCTGAAGCACTTCGGCTCAAGCATACGGGAAACTTGAAGCACCAAGTATCCGCCTTGGTGACGGATAGTCGAAGGGTGATCCCTGGAGCTGTGTTCTTTGCCATTCCCGGTCTACGGACGAATGGAACATATTTTGTCGAAGAAGCGATTGACCGTGGAGCTGTTGCGGTCGTTTCTGAAAGCGACCGTATCTATCCACAAATAACCACCATTCAGGTTGAAAACATTCGTCGAGTTGTCGCCCAGGTGGCGAGAAGCTACTATGGATCTCCTGATGAAAATTTGGAATTGATCGGCATTACCGGGACAAATGGAAAAACGACCGTTTCCTATTTGGTGCAAAATCTTTTAAATGGGTTGGTTGGCGGATCGAAAACAGGTCTCATTGGTACCGTGCAGTATGATTTGGGCGAAAGGACTTTGCCCTCTTTTAAGACTACACCAGAAGCTATTGATACGTTTGCTCTTTTAAAACAAATGAAAGATGCCGGTTGTCGAAGGGGCGTTATGGAGGTCAGTAGCCATGGCATTGATCAACAACGCATCTTTGGTACAAACTTCGATGTAGCCGTTTTTCTAAACCTCACCCGAGATCACCTCGATTACCACAAGGACCTTGAATCTTATTATCAGGTAAAGCGTAGACTTTTTACTGGTGAAATTGGCACAGTGCCCAAAGTTTCTGTGGTCAATTTAGACGATGCTTTTGGAAAACGACTGGTCGATGAATTAAGTGGGATCAGTCGGGTGGTGACCTTTTCAATTTCGAACCCTGATGCGGATTTTTATCTTTCACAATTTGAATGTGACCACTCAGGTTCCCGATTTGTTTTGGAAGGACCCGGAGGCAGTCAAACGGTTCGCACGCGTTTACCGGGAGAATACAATTTGAGTAATATTTTGGCTGCTCTCGCGGTATGTGAAGGCCTCGGTCTGAATATAGAAACCATTCTTTATCGTCTCAATTCCTTTGCTGGAGTTCCTGGTCGAATGGAGCGAATTCCAGGAGCGACAGACTTTGATGTTTTCGTGGATTACGCTCATACCGACGATGCTCTGGATAAAGCGCTTGGCATGTTGCGAGGAATTACCCGTGGCAAATTGATTGTTGCCTTTGGCTGTGGTGGAAATCGGGATAAGGACAAGCGCAAGTCCATGATGGAAGTGGCTCAGAAACACGCTGACTTTGTTTGTGCAACCTCTGACAATCCTCGAGGTGAATCCGTCGAAAATATCTTATCCGACATGAAACAAGGCGTTACGAAACCCAGCGGAGTTGCGTTTATTGCCGATCGAAGAGCAGCCATCAGCCATGTGCTGGACATCGCCCAGCCGGGTGATACGGTTTTGATTGCCGGTAAGGGGCATGAAACCATGCAAGAATTTAAAGACCGGATCGTCCCTTTTGATGACCGTGTCGTTGCCAGAGAACTTCTTGAATTCAAACAATTGGTTAACAGAAAAAAGTGAAACCCTTATCGACTAAACATTTTTCAAGCTGGACCGGTGGTCAATGGATGGGGGATCCTCCGAAGGAGATAGTAGGATTTAACATAGACACGCGCACACTCAATCCCGGCGAGGTTTTTGTAGCTATAAAAACGGACCTGCGCGATGGACACGATTTTATTGAGGCTGCCAAGGCTAATGGAGCAAGTGCTGCGTTAGTTTCAAAACATCAGCCGCAGGTGGATCTGCCCCAGTTGGTCGTAAAGGATGCGCCACAAGCGTTACGTGAACTGGCGATTCAAGTTCGGATTGAATATTCCGGTACTGTTATTGGCGTAACAGGAAGTTGTGGAAAGACATCGACCAAAGAATTGTTAGCCGTGCTTTTGGGCGAACACACATTGAAGACTCCAGGAAATTTCAATAATCGATTGGGCGTTCCATTAACATTACTTCAATTGCGCGATGAGTATTCGAACGCAGTGATTGAAGTCGGTATGAGTACGCCCGGAGAAATCGCTTCATTGGCAAAAATTCTTCAACCCAAATATTCAATCATAACCACGGTTGCTCCTGTCCATTTGCAAGGAGTGCCTTCGCTTGAAGGTGTTGCAGTAGAGAAAGCCGCTTTAGCGGAAGCATCCAGTAAACTTACTATTTTGCCGGTGGAATGTTTTCGATTTTCTCCCTTTACCAAACTGAAGACTCCGTGCCTGATTGCCGGGAAACCCGAGCCTGGCCGCTCTTATCCGAGCGGGTCTTGCTTTGTCGATTTTAGTTTGGATCAGCAGGCCAAAAAGACAGACATTGTGCTTCGTCCGAAAGGGGGCTCGGTGCTTAGTTTCTCCGTTGACCGTACGAGTAATGGCATGGCGAGGAACATGGTCTTGTCTCTTCTTTTAGGGCTTGAACTAGGACTCGACCCTCATGCTTTGCAAACGCGCCTGGACGGTTGGGAATCAGCCGAACTTCGCTGTCAAAGGGACCGTGTTGGTGATCTCGATTTCTTTGTCGATTGCTACAATGCGAATCCCGCGAGCATGCGAGACTCCCTGGAATTTTTCAACGCGACCACTTCCGCTGATCTGCCCCGTTTTTATGTCATTGGCGGGATGAAAGATCTGGGCGAGTACACGGAAGAATACCACCATGAGTTAGGTCGTTCTTTTAAACTCAGGTCGGTGGATCGTCTATTTATGATTGGTGAGGAGATGCAAGGATTTCTCGCCGGGTTTCGAGCAGCAGGCCGCGACGAAGAACGTGTCCGATTATTTAATTCTCAAACCGATGTGATCAAAGAGCTTCGTCATTTGGAAGGCTCCGTTTTTTTAAAAGGCAGCAGAGCTTACGCCCTTGAAACCATTTACAATCAACTGAAAGAAATACACCGACCGGTGGAGACAACATGCTGAGTTATCTGGCAGATTTCGAGAATTACTGGGGACCGCTCCGACTGTTTCGTTACATAACGTTTCGGGCGCTGTTTGGTTCTGCGACCGCATTAATTTTCGGATTTCTTATTGCCGGACCTTTGTTGAGTTACCTGCGGCAATTTAAACTCCACCAAGCGCTGAGAGACCAATCTGAAGTGGGTTCATTGGCGGCACTTCATGCAGGGAAAAAAGATACTCCCACCATGGGCGGATTAATGATTTATTTTTCTGTTACCATTAGCACCATTCTTTGGGCCATCCCTAATATTTTTGTTATTACCGCTTTGGCCGTATACACTGGGCTAACTGCGTTGGGGTTTATGGATGACTATGCTAAAGTGACCAAGAAAAACAGCGCAGGGTTGAACAAAAAGCAAAAACTCCTTTGGCAGACGCTTATCACTCTCGCTGCTTTGACTCTTCTTTTGCTTCATCCAGATAGTGCCAATAAGGTTCGAGAATTTTGGGTGCCGTTTTTCAAGAATCCCCTCTTTTTGATGCTTCCAATTCCCGTGCTGTTTGTCTTCCTATTTTTTATTTTGGTCGGTTCCTCAAACGCAATTAATCTCACGGATGGCATCGATGGCCTGGCGATTGGCTGCACCATTTCGGTTGCGCTCGTATATTCAATTATGGCCTATGCTGCCGGTAATGCACTGATTGCCGACTATCTGTTTATCAGTTTCGTCCCAGGAGTTGGTGAGTTGAGTATTATTTGTGGTTGTCTGGTAGGGGCGGGGCTGGCCTTTCTTTGGTACAACTCGCATCCAGCCGAAGTTTTTATGGGGGATACCGGATCGCTTGCGCTTGGTGGTTTGATCGGCGTGGTTGCTTTTATGGTCCATCAACCTCTTACCTTGGTTATCGTGGGTGGCATTTTTGTTATGGAGGCCCTTTCTGTGATCATTCAGGTATTTTCGTACAAAATCCGGAAAAAACGGGTGTTTAAAATGGCACCTATTCATCATCATTTTGAATTAAAGGGATGGCCGGAATCTAAAGTGGTAATCCGGTTTTGGATTTTATCACTGGCATTTGCTTTGGCAGGATTGGGGACCCTGAAATTACGTTAATCTCATGCATCCGTCTTTTGATATTGAATCCTGGTTTAAAAAACCTGTCGCTATCTTTGGTGCTGGAATCAGCGGCAAGGCTGCTGCTGAGTTGGTAGAATTCAAAGGTGGTCATTCGATTGTTTACGATGAGGTAAATTCTGACTTTCCGCTTTGTTTTGAAAAAGAGGATGCAGAGAAACATGCGCTGGTAATCGCCAGCCCTGGTTTTTCAGCTAAACATCCCTGGATTGCAAAAGCACTGGCAGCTGGGTGCGAGGTTATGGGCGAACTTGATTTGGCCTGTCTTTTTTGGAAAGGGAAAATTGTGGCAGTAACTGGAACCAATGGAAAAACTACCTTGGTTGAATTTATAACCCACTCGTTGATTTTCGCCGGTTTGGACGGTTACGCTGTCGGCAATATCGGATTTCCATTTGCGAGTTTGATTCAAAAACATAATTCAGCGGATGCGTGGGCCGTTGTCGAAGTGAGCTCGTTTCAAGCGGAGCTCATGAAATACTTTAGAGCCGATAGTATCGTCTGGTCAAATTTTTCGGAAGATCACCTCGACCGTTATGGAAATATGAAAGACTATTTCCTTGCGAAAGTGCGACTACTTGATGTCGCAAAAGCCAGGACGGTTTTTATTGGCAAGGATGTGGATGCCCAATTTCGCGAGATTGGCTTAGCGGTTCCCAAGGAAACGTATGTTTTGGACCGGTCGTTCATTCGTGTTCCTGAAGGTTCGATTTTCAGTTTACGGCCACAACGGGAGAATTTCCAATTTGCTGCTCTTTTATTTCGTTCCTGGGGTTATGATCCGGAAATGCTTCACGATTCAGTTCGAAGTTTTAAGCAAAGTCCACATCGCCTTGCCCCAGTTGCCACGATTAATGGAGTGGAATTTTGGAACGACTCCAAGGCCACGAATTTCTCATCCGCGGAGGCAGCCCTAAAGCACTTCCAAAAACCTATTTATTGGGTTGGTGGTGGACGAACCAAGGGCGGGCGAATCGAAGCATTTGCTCAAAGAATCGGTCATCGTTTCAAGAAAGCATTCCTGTCTGGTGATACATCTGAGGACCTTTGCACCATTTTTCAAAGTATCCAGGTCCCTTGTGAGTCATTTGATTCTTTGGAAAATTCAGTTAAAGCCGCCTATCAACAGGCTACCGAAGGATCCATCGTCCTGTTTAGTCCGGGTTTTGCCAGCCAAAAACCTTTTAGAAATTACTCGGAACGAGGGAAAAGTTTTGAGAGAGTCATATCAGACATCCAGGTTAGCATACAGCCAACGACATAATTTATCATGAAAGCTCACGTATTTATTTCAGTTTTAGCATTCCACGTAGTGGTTATCGCAGGGTTATACCTGCTGTCAGCCTGTTCCAGCAGCAGTGGACCCGCACCGTCTCCCGAGCAAACAAATTCCCCATCAACCGGAGGTTCTACTTACGATGGCTATTCAGCACCTAATCGTCCCACTGAAAATGATGACATTGTCGTAACTGAATACAATCAGCCTCAGTCGAATCGAGGAATTGATTCTGCATTTAATA
It contains:
- a CDS encoding UDP-N-acetylmuramoyl-tripeptide--D-alanyl-D-alanine ligase encodes the protein MKPLSTKHFSSWTGGQWMGDPPKEIVGFNIDTRTLNPGEVFVAIKTDLRDGHDFIEAAKANGASAALVSKHQPQVDLPQLVVKDAPQALRELAIQVRIEYSGTVIGVTGSCGKTSTKELLAVLLGEHTLKTPGNFNNRLGVPLTLLQLRDEYSNAVIEVGMSTPGEIASLAKILQPKYSIITTVAPVHLQGVPSLEGVAVEKAALAEASSKLTILPVECFRFSPFTKLKTPCLIAGKPEPGRSYPSGSCFVDFSLDQQAKKTDIVLRPKGGSVLSFSVDRTSNGMARNMVLSLLLGLELGLDPHALQTRLDGWESAELRCQRDRVGDLDFFVDCYNANPASMRDSLEFFNATTSADLPRFYVIGGMKDLGEYTEEYHHELGRSFKLRSVDRLFMIGEEMQGFLAGFRAAGRDEERVRLFNSQTDVIKELRHLEGSVFLKGSRAYALETIYNQLKEIHRPVETTC
- the murD gene encoding UDP-N-acetylmuramoyl-L-alanine--D-glutamate ligase codes for the protein MHPSFDIESWFKKPVAIFGAGISGKAAAELVEFKGGHSIVYDEVNSDFPLCFEKEDAEKHALVIASPGFSAKHPWIAKALAAGCEVMGELDLACLFWKGKIVAVTGTNGKTTLVEFITHSLIFAGLDGYAVGNIGFPFASLIQKHNSADAWAVVEVSSFQAELMKYFRADSIVWSNFSEDHLDRYGNMKDYFLAKVRLLDVAKARTVFIGKDVDAQFREIGLAVPKETYVLDRSFIRVPEGSIFSLRPQRENFQFAALLFRSWGYDPEMLHDSVRSFKQSPHRLAPVATINGVEFWNDSKATNFSSAEAALKHFQKPIYWVGGGRTKGGRIEAFAQRIGHRFKKAFLSGDTSEDLCTIFQSIQVPCESFDSLENSVKAAYQQATEGSIVLFSPGFASQKPFRNYSERGKSFERVISDIQVSIQPTT
- the mraY gene encoding phospho-N-acetylmuramoyl-pentapeptide-transferase, encoding MLSYLADFENYWGPLRLFRYITFRALFGSATALIFGFLIAGPLLSYLRQFKLHQALRDQSEVGSLAALHAGKKDTPTMGGLMIYFSVTISTILWAIPNIFVITALAVYTGLTALGFMDDYAKVTKKNSAGLNKKQKLLWQTLITLAALTLLLLHPDSANKVREFWVPFFKNPLFLMLPIPVLFVFLFFILVGSSNAINLTDGIDGLAIGCTISVALVYSIMAYAAGNALIADYLFISFVPGVGELSIICGCLVGAGLAFLWYNSHPAEVFMGDTGSLALGGLIGVVAFMVHQPLTLVIVGGIFVMEALSVIIQVFSYKIRKKRVFKMAPIHHHFELKGWPESKVVIRFWILSLAFALAGLGTLKLR
- a CDS encoding UDP-N-acetylmuramoyl-L-alanyl-D-glutamate--2,6-diaminopimelate ligase; this encodes MIATLETLFPEALRLKHTGNLKHQVSALVTDSRRVIPGAVFFAIPGLRTNGTYFVEEAIDRGAVAVVSESDRIYPQITTIQVENIRRVVAQVARSYYGSPDENLELIGITGTNGKTTVSYLVQNLLNGLVGGSKTGLIGTVQYDLGERTLPSFKTTPEAIDTFALLKQMKDAGCRRGVMEVSSHGIDQQRIFGTNFDVAVFLNLTRDHLDYHKDLESYYQVKRRLFTGEIGTVPKVSVVNLDDAFGKRLVDELSGISRVVTFSISNPDADFYLSQFECDHSGSRFVLEGPGGSQTVRTRLPGEYNLSNILAALAVCEGLGLNIETILYRLNSFAGVPGRMERIPGATDFDVFVDYAHTDDALDKALGMLRGITRGKLIVAFGCGGNRDKDKRKSMMEVAQKHADFVCATSDNPRGESVENILSDMKQGVTKPSGVAFIADRRAAISHVLDIAQPGDTVLIAGKGHETMQEFKDRIVPFDDRVVARELLEFKQLVNRKK
- a CDS encoding penicillin-binding protein 2, with amino-acid sequence MTRGCIPVSRLVWIFVAFMIGFGAVLVQLVDLQVLERDDLVKESERIRTKFEKIEARRGNIYDRNHNLIATTHTVRQVGVDPQALKPEDKPNWHKLAKLLEISYSEVYQKLKGETRVLDDSSKPVRWRVLADNIDEKVYREILNLGVDGVYGNRHFKRVYPQASLAAHVLGYVNKEETAVAGIEKAMDFYLKGQTGWIETEWDGKRQEMYQYRKRQVEATDGFHVALTLDMMVQHVLELELKEIAKLRPMGASIIVSDPSTGNILGLANWPTFDPNEYFNTIKYPVSQQRNLAISDIYEPGSTFKIVPIGAGLSEEIINPMMEINCSLTRVPYLGRVVHLPADHGGKDYGVLSIEDVIAHSSNRGAAQIGIMLGEQRLYNYAKAFGFGEKTGILLGPEREGILNKPADWDGLTISRLPMGHAIAVTPLQAHYAMSVLANDGVLMTPQVLSRVEDSEGNVISNYQPKPIRQVISSVAARSLSRMLVKTVSPEGTAPQAQIPGMEVAGKTGTAQRVLETGGYSATDVDVSFIGYFPASDPRLVISVIIYDPQEGLRYGGQLAGPSFKRVAEQLIHLLGISPTAPIRGFLAMGEQE
- a CDS encoding NAD(+)/NADH kinase, producing the protein MHALDSIAFFINETKYGAPELAAELIKIADQQCRHHRVTSKYPLDRDFLKDVSACCVIGGDGTLLGIAEECATQSVPVIGINRGGLGFLTTFSGEEAVRLFPEVLKGNYSITERSMVQATGSNGKTASALNDAVIKEIHSGAILNLNVCNEAGTITDYLCDGIIFTTPTGSTAYNLSAGGPLVAPNAKVLTMTPICPHTLSNRSIIFDSKERLTVNDASKTKTLKVILDGAALLTIKPGESVVLELSPLKLSLIHQMEFNHFEVVRTKLKWSGSHKSQL
- the rsmH gene encoding 16S rRNA (cytosine(1402)-N(4))-methyltransferase RsmH, which gives rise to MFCGSDSPAKSNEFGKGHLPVLLREVLGLFASSDRKTYLDATFGGGGHTRALLESGPTVSVVAIDCDPEAAERAHALSEMFPGRFRFYDLNFSELDRVEEGKFDGVLFDYGVSSYHFDQPGRGFSFRANALPDMRMNPREGETAAEFLETASREDLIRAVKVYGEETSWRRIVDAIIDARGTETLQNTTTLATLISNTIPAPIRRRSKLNPATKTFQGVRIAVNRELDVIEAALPKAFNLLAPDGVLAAISFHSLEDRIVKRYFRKLCGQPIDRKDNTPQQLRTVVAKALTRKPVTASAEEIAQNPRSRSAKLRAVRKLVGLA
- a CDS encoding TlyA family RNA methyltransferase → MWILAVERKNRRLDDILVELGHCETRSRAKGLILAGKVRRGTEILDKPGKTYPQDIELNIIKPAQFVGRGGEKLEAYLKKFPTSVEGSRILDIGASTGGFTDCLLQRGAKAAICVDVGRAQLHQKILQDPRVTNIEKTNARYLTPEQLPYPDYDIVVMDLSFISLKKVLPAIWPLLKTGGKLIALVKPQFEADKETVDKCRGVIQDDEIREALLQEIKDWINKHLTDVFIEATIESPISGGDGNREYLLGTTKKG